One Caenibius sp. WL genomic window, GTGCTTCATCCCATGGCCCATGCCTTCGTGTCCTGCCATGCCGGCCATCGCCGCCTCATCCATGCCCATGTCGCGCATGGTCAATGTCGGGCGTTCGCGCAGGGCGGGGACCGGCGCCATCATGCCCTGGCGCGGGGCCAGTGTCGCGCGGGCATAGCCCGAACGATCGATGGTTTCGGCAAACAGCGTGTAGGGCTGGTTGCCGGGGGCAACCACCACGTCATAGGTTTCGGCCACACCGATCTGAAATTCATCGGTTTCCACCGGGCGCACGTCCTGCCCGTCGGCATTGACCACCTGCAGCGGCAGGCCGGGGATGCGCACATTGAAAATCGTCATCGCCGAAGCGTTGATGATCCGCAGCCGCACCCGCTCGCCCGGCGTGAACAGGCCGGTCCAGTTGGCATCCGGCCCTTGTCCGTTGACGAGGTAGGTATAGGCCGCGCCGGTCACGTCGGAAATGTCGGTGGGCGACATGCGCATCCGGCCCCAGCGTAGCCGCTCCGCCGCGCCGGGCCCTTTGCCCGCGAGCAGCGAGGCGAGCGTTTCCTGGTCGCGCTGGAAGTAATCCGGCTGCTGCTTCAGTTTGGTCATGATCGTGTGCGGATGCATGAAGCTCCAGTCCGACAGCACGATCACATGTTCCCGGTCATAGGCGACGGGATCGCGATGCGCCGGATCGATCACCAGCGGGCCATAGAGGCCGATCGCTTCCTGCAGGCCGGAATGGCTGTGATACCAGTATGTGCCCGCCTGCCGCACGGGAAATTCGTAAGTGAACGTCTCATGCGGGCGGATACCGGGGAAGCTGACGCCGGGCACGCCATCCATCTGGAACGGCAGGAGAATGCCGTGCCAGTGGATCGAGCTGTCTTCCTCCAGATGGTTGGTGACGGCAATCTGTACATTCCGCCCTTCACGCAGACGGATCAGCGGGGCGGGCAAGGTGCCGTTGACTGTCACCGCGTGGCCGGTGCGGCCGCCCACGGTGAACGGGGTGCGGGCGATGGCGAGTTCGATGCGTTCGCCGGTCAGAACGTCGCACCCCGGTGTGGGCCCCTGTGCGGGCAGAGTGGCATGGTGATCGTGCGCGGTTTGGGCGCGGGCCCAGCCGGGCAGCAGCAGCGCGCTGCCGCCGAGCGCGAAAGCGCTCTGGACCAGACGGCGTCGGTCGAGTGTGGTCTTGTGCATAGGTGTCCTCATTCCGGCGCGGGACCGGATGTGTCAGGCGGGCAAGCATCGCGCGCGAAAGCGCGGCTCGCTGGAAAACGAACGGAGTGGAAAGAGCTTTATGCCCGGCGTGGCGGCGGCGGATCGACCCCGGTATGAGTGGACACCAATATGCGGTGGGAAGAAGGATAGGTCGAATAGGGTACAGGGGTATAGGCCGGACCCATCTCCGGCGCATCCGGCAGGAAGCCGCCATGCGCCGCCAGGCACACAGCAAGGCAGTTTTCCTGATGTGCGTCATGCGGCGCGGGCTTGGCAGGCGCGCTGCCGCGGCAATCGTCGGCCATTGCGGCATGAGCCGGTGCGGGCGCTGCCTCTGCGCCCGCCAGTGTGGGGGCGAACGCCAGCATCACCGCCGAAAGGAATGCCAGCAGGGTGGCCATGCGGGGCATGCGATTACCGCCCCACCTTGCCGAACAGATCAATCAATTCGTTGAATTTTTCCCGTTGCGCCACCGCATCGCCGCCTTGCAGCGCGTCCTCGATGCAATGGCTGGCATGGATCGCCAGTACTTTGGACTTGGCCGCGCGCAGGGCCGCTTCCATCGCGGACATCTGCTGAAGCACATCGATGCAGTAACGTTCTTCCTCCATCATGCGGACGATTCCACGCGCCTGTCCTTCGATACGCTTCATACGCGCGATTTCCTTGGCGAATTTCTGGTGCATCGAGGCGACGGTTCCCTGGCGGAGCAAACGGTTCGTTCCATATACCCCCACTGGGTATCTTGCGCAAATGAAAAATACCCGGTAGGGGTATGTCATTCATTGTTGCACAAGCGATTGGAGTCGTCATGGCCGCCCAGCATTCAGAATCTCATTGCTGCCACAATCACGGGCACAATCACGATCATGGTGGCGGTCATGCAGGGGGCACGGTCATCGATCCGGTATGCGGGATGACGGTGGACCCGGAAAAATCGCCGCATCACACGATGCACGATGGGCAGGATTTCCATTTCTGTTCAGCGCGCTGCCGGGAAAAGTTCATCGCCGATCCGCAGCGCTATCTCGAACCGGAAAAATACGCGGCCGAACAGCCCAAGGATGCGATTTACACTTGCCCGATGCACCCGGAAATCCGCCAGGCGGGGCCGGGCACCTGCCCGTTGTGCGGCATGGCGCTGGAGCCGGAGGAAGTCTCCCTCGATCAGGGGCCGGACCCGGAATATATCGACATGCGCCGCCGTTTCGGGATCAGCGCGCTGTTTACCGTGCCCCTGTTCCTTTATGCCATGGGCGAAATGCTCCCCGGCCAGCCGCTCGCGCGGGTAATCTCGGCCGAATGGGGTCAATGGCTGCAATTGGCCCTGGCGACACCGGTGGTGCTGTGGGGCGCGTGGCCGTTCTTCGTCCGCGCGGTGCAGTCGCTCAAGGGCTGGCATCCCAACATGTTCACGCTGATCGGGTTGGGCGTGGCGATCGCCTATGGCTTCAGCGTGGTGGCGACATTCGCGCCCGGCCTTTTCCCGGCGGCGTTCCACGATCATCATGGGCGGGTGGCCGTCTATTTCGAAGCGGCGGCGGTGATCACCACGCTTGTTCTGCTCGGGCAGGTGCTGGAACTGAAAGCGCGCGGGCATACTTCGGGCGCCTTGCGCGCGCTGCTGGAACTGGCGCCGCCCGTCGCCCTGCGCATTGGCGCGGACGGCGCGGAGCAGGAAGTGCCGTTGGACGATGTGCGCCGGGGGGACCGGCTGCTGGTGCGGCCCGGTGCGAAAGTGCCGGTGGACGGCACGGTCGCCAGCGGCGCTAGCCACATCGATGAATCGATGATTTCGGGCGAACCCTTGCCGGTGAGCAAGGCCGTGGGCGACCGGGTGACGGGCGGCACGGTCAACCAGACCGGCAGTTTCACGATGGTGGCGGAACAGGTCGGCGGGGAAACGCTGCTGGCCAAGATCGTCCAGATGGTCGCCACCGCGCAGCGCAGCCGCGCGCCGGTGCAGCGCTTGGCCGATCTGGTGGCGAGCTGGTTCGTGCCCGCGGTGATCGTGATCGCAGTGGCGGCGTTCGCCGTCTGGGCGGTCTGGGGCCCGCAGCCCGCGCTCGCCTATGCCCTCGTCAATGCGATTGCGGTGCTGATCATTGCCTGCCCCTGCGCACTGGGGCTGGCCACGCCGATGTCGATCATGGTCGGCATGGGCAAGGGGGCGCAGAATGGCATTCTGATCCGCGATGCCGAAGCGCTCGAAACCTTCGAGAAAGTCGATACCGTGGTGGTCGACAAGACCGGCACGCTGACCGAAGGCAAGCCCGCGCTGGTGGACGTCACACCGCCGTCGGGGATGGAAGAAAACGCCCTGCTGGCGCTGGCTGCTGCTGTCGAACGGACGAGCGAGCACCCGCTGGCCGCCGCCATCGTGGCCGGTGCGCGCGAACGCGGGATTGCACTGGCCGGGGCGGAGGATTTCCAATCCATCACGGGCGAGGGGGCGGTGGCCCATGTCGGCGGGCAACGTGTCGCTATCGGCAACGACAAGCTGATGCGGCGCGAAGGGGCGTTCGATCCGCAGTGGGCGGACAGGGCCGGACAGGCGCGGGCCGAAGGGCAGACGGTGATGTTCGCCGCTGTCGATGGCAAAGCGGCCGGGCTGCTGGCCGTGGCGGACCCGATCAAGGCCAGCAGCGCCGATGCGGTGGCCCGCCTGCACAAGGCCGGTATCCGCGTGGTCATGCTGACCGGCGATGCCGAAGCGACCGCGCGGGCGGTGGCCGCCAGGCTGGGGATTGATGAAGTGCACGCCAATGTCTCGCCCGAGGACAAACACCGCGTGATCGGCGAATTGAAAGCGGCGGGCCATGTGGTTGCCATGGCGGGTGACGGGATCAACGATGCCCCGGCGCTGGCCGCGGCCGATGTGGGCGTGGCGATGGGCACCGGCACGGATATCGCCATGGAAAGCGCGCGGGTGACGCTGGTCAGCGGCGATCTGGCGGGCCTGGCCAAGGCGCAGCGGCTGTCGCGCCTGACCATGCGCAACATCCGGCAGAATCTGCTGTTCGCGTTTGGCTACAACGCGCTGGGTGTGCCGGTGGCGGCAGGGGTGCTCTATCCGGCGTTCGGGCTGCTGCTGAGCCCGATGCTGGCGGCGGCGGCGATGAGCCTGTCGTCCGTTTCAGTGATCGGCAATGCGCTGCGTTTGCGCCGTACCGCGCTTTGATCGTGAAGCCCCGGGGCGATCCGTTTCGCGGTGAAGCGGATCGCCTGTGAAAGCGAATGGCGGGTAGGGGGTCAGGCGGCGGTTTGCGGCTGGGTGACGCTGATGATGCGCAGCCAGCGTTCTTTCCCGTCGCGGTCGGGCCAGAGGATCGATTGCCCTGCGCGCAGGCCGATCAGGCCCGCGCCGATCGGGGTGAGAATGGAAATCTTCCCGGCCGAAATGTCGGCATCTCTGGGATAGACGATTTCGACGGTGCGATCGGCCCCGCTGGCTTCGTCAACGAATTCGACCGTGGCGTTCATCGTCACCACGTCGACGGGGATTTTCGCTTTGGTATAGGTCTTGGCGCGGCCGATTTCGTCAAGCAGCAGTTCGGCCACTTGCGGCAGCCGGTCCTCCACGCTCATCGCCAGGCTGGTGATGGCGTCGGCTTCGTCTTCGATCATGTGAATGGGGGGGCGCTTGACGGCGCGGGCCCTGGTCATGGTGATAGTCGCTTTCCGGTGGGATGATAGGGGCCGGTGAAATGCAAGGCCGGTGGGATGCGGGCGCACAGCCGCACGCGATGGCGGCGTCAGCGAAAATGGAGTTCGCCCCGAGTTCGGGGCGTGCGCACCGGAACCCGGGGCTAGATGCCCGCGAGAAGCTGCCCTCCGTGAAGGCGAAACCGGAAAAGACCTATGCGAATCTGCATGAAACGAAGGATGCCGCGCATCACCGGCCAAGTCAAACGCTGACACACCGAACGGGACAGGCGGGTTGAGCGGTCTCTGCGGCGGGAACCGAAAAATCCCCGGCAGGGGCGTTTCCTTCCCTTCGACTTCGCGCTAGCGTCGCCGCGAATTGCCGGCGAAGGGGCCGGCGGGACATTTTCGGGGAGTGTGTGCGTAATGGCTCGTAATGTGGTGGTGACCGGCGGTTTCGGGGCGCTGGGCCGGGTTGTGGCGGAAACTTTCGCCCGTCAGGGGGATACGGTGGTGCGGGTCGATTTCGCCGCGCAGGCCCCTGCCGGCAACGAAGGCGGGCTGGATATTCCCGGCGTCGATCTGACCGATGCGGCCGCGTGCGAAAATCTGGTTGCGCAAATCACCGGCAAGCTCGGCGGGATCGATGTGCTGGTCAACGTTGCGGGCGGTTTCACCTGGGAAACGCTGGCCGACGGTAGCCTTGAAAGCTGGCAGAGGATGTTCGCCATGAACGTGCTCACCGCCGCCACGATCACCAAGGCCGCGCTCGAACCGCTCAAGGCCAGCGCGGCGGGCCGGATCGTCAACATCGGCGCGGGCGCCGCGATCAAGGCCGACATGGGCATGGGCGCCTATGCCGCGTCCAAGGCAGGCGTTCATCGCCTGACCGAAGCGCTGGCGACGGAACTGGCCGGCACCGGAGTGACGGTGAACGCCATCCTGCCCAGCATCATCGACACGCCGACCAATCGCGCCGACATGCCCGATGCCGATTACAGCGCATGGGTGAAGCCGCAAGCCATCGCCGATGCGATCGCCTTCCTCGCTTCCGATCAGGCGCGCGCGATCACCGGGGCGCTGATTCCCGCAACCCGGGGCAGCGAGGCCTGAGCGGTATGCCCCTGCATCGTGCGCGGCGGAGCGGGATTTGACGCAACCCGGTCAGGCCGCGCCGCAGGGATTGATGGCCCCGGGTTCGACTCTGGGGCCATTTCGCTTCCCGGCGTTCCGGGCGATCTGGATCGCCAATCTCTTTTCCAACATCGGTTCGATGATCCAGTCGGTCGGGGCGGCCTGGCTGATGACCGAACTGACCGATTCCCATCGCCTGATCGCGCTGGTGCAGGCGTCGACCACGCTGCCGATCCTGCTGTTCGGCGTGGTCGCCGGGGCAATTGCCGACAATTTCGACCGCCGCCGGGTGATGCTGACAGCGCAGGCCGGGATGCTGATCGCCTCGGCCTTGCTGGCGTTCGTCACGTACGAAGGTTTCGTCAATCCGGCGGTGCTGCTATTGCTCACACTCGCGGTGGGAATCGGCACGGCGCTCAATTCCCCGGCGTGGCAGGCATCCGTGCGCGCGCAAGTGGGGCGTGAGGATCTGCCTCAGGCGATCAGCCTCAACACCATTGCTTTCAATCTGGCGCGCAGTGTCGGCCCGGCGCTGGGCGGGTTGCTGATCTCGCTGTGGGATATTAGCCTTGCCTTCACGCTGAACGCGTTGAGCTATATCCTGCTGATCGTGGTGCTGCTGCGCTGGCGGCCGGAGGTCGCACCACCGGTGCGCGGGCCGATGTTCCGTTCGATCAAGGCCGGAATCCAGTTCTGCCTGACATCGCCCGCCCTGCGCAAAGTGCTGGTGCGCGGCGCGGCCATCGGGTTCG contains:
- a CDS encoding copper resistance system multicopper oxidase is translated as MHKTTLDRRRLVQSAFALGGSALLLPGWARAQTAHDHHATLPAQGPTPGCDVLTGERIELAIARTPFTVGGRTGHAVTVNGTLPAPLIRLREGRNVQIAVTNHLEEDSSIHWHGILLPFQMDGVPGVSFPGIRPHETFTYEFPVRQAGTYWYHSHSGLQEAIGLYGPLVIDPAHRDPVAYDREHVIVLSDWSFMHPHTIMTKLKQQPDYFQRDQETLASLLAGKGPGAAERLRWGRMRMSPTDISDVTGAAYTYLVNGQGPDANWTGLFTPGERVRLRIINASAMTIFNVRIPGLPLQVVNADGQDVRPVETDEFQIGVAETYDVVVAPGNQPYTLFAETIDRSGYARATLAPRQGMMAPVPALRERPTLTMRDMGMDEAAMAGMAGHEGMGHGMKHTMRDGSAAPGVDLNHGVEMIAPMPLDRTNDRGLGLENVGHRVLTYGDLETLAPPADTRTSTREIEIHLTGSMERYMWSFDGKTFAEQTEPIRLARNERVRFKLVNDTMMTHPIHLHGFFFELVNGKGIRQPRKHTVNVLPGGFVRFDLTADAPGDWAFHCHLLMHMHAGMFNVVTVRPLGGETA
- a CDS encoding metal-sensitive transcriptional regulator; translated protein: MHQKFAKEIARMKRIEGQARGIVRMMEEERYCIDVLQQMSAMEAALRAAKSKVLAIHASHCIEDALQGGDAVAQREKFNELIDLFGKVGR
- a CDS encoding heavy metal translocating P-type ATPase, with the protein product MTVDPEKSPHHTMHDGQDFHFCSARCREKFIADPQRYLEPEKYAAEQPKDAIYTCPMHPEIRQAGPGTCPLCGMALEPEEVSLDQGPDPEYIDMRRRFGISALFTVPLFLYAMGEMLPGQPLARVISAEWGQWLQLALATPVVLWGAWPFFVRAVQSLKGWHPNMFTLIGLGVAIAYGFSVVATFAPGLFPAAFHDHHGRVAVYFEAAAVITTLVLLGQVLELKARGHTSGALRALLELAPPVALRIGADGAEQEVPLDDVRRGDRLLVRPGAKVPVDGTVASGASHIDESMISGEPLPVSKAVGDRVTGGTVNQTGSFTMVAEQVGGETLLAKIVQMVATAQRSRAPVQRLADLVASWFVPAVIVIAVAAFAVWAVWGPQPALAYALVNAIAVLIIACPCALGLATPMSIMVGMGKGAQNGILIRDAEALETFEKVDTVVVDKTGTLTEGKPALVDVTPPSGMEENALLALAAAVERTSEHPLAAAIVAGARERGIALAGAEDFQSITGEGAVAHVGGQRVAIGNDKLMRREGAFDPQWADRAGQARAEGQTVMFAAVDGKAAGLLAVADPIKASSADAVARLHKAGIRVVMLTGDAEATARAVAARLGIDEVHANVSPEDKHRVIGELKAAGHVVAMAGDGINDAPALAAADVGVAMGTGTDIAMESARVTLVSGDLAGLAKAQRLSRLTMRNIRQNLLFAFGYNALGVPVAAGVLYPAFGLLLSPMLAAAAMSLSSVSVIGNALRLRRTAL
- the rnk gene encoding nucleoside diphosphate kinase regulator; protein product: MTRARAVKRPPIHMIEDEADAITSLAMSVEDRLPQVAELLLDEIGRAKTYTKAKIPVDVVTMNATVEFVDEASGADRTVEIVYPRDADISAGKISILTPIGAGLIGLRAGQSILWPDRDGKERWLRIISVTQPQTAA
- a CDS encoding SDR family NAD(P)-dependent oxidoreductase — translated: MARNVVVTGGFGALGRVVAETFARQGDTVVRVDFAAQAPAGNEGGLDIPGVDLTDAAACENLVAQITGKLGGIDVLVNVAGGFTWETLADGSLESWQRMFAMNVLTAATITKAALEPLKASAAGRIVNIGAGAAIKADMGMGAYAASKAGVHRLTEALATELAGTGVTVNAILPSIIDTPTNRADMPDADYSAWVKPQAIADAIAFLASDQARAITGALIPATRGSEA
- a CDS encoding MFS transporter, which gives rise to MTQPGQAAPQGLMAPGSTLGPFRFPAFRAIWIANLFSNIGSMIQSVGAAWLMTELTDSHRLIALVQASTTLPILLFGVVAGAIADNFDRRRVMLTAQAGMLIASALLAFVTYEGFVNPAVLLLLTLAVGIGTALNSPAWQASVRAQVGREDLPQAISLNTIAFNLARSVGPALGGLLISLWDISLAFTLNALSYILLIVVLLRWRPEVAPPVRGPMFRSIKAGIQFCLTSPALRKVLVRGAAIGFGLSAYQALLPAIVRDQLGGGELTFGLLLGMFGISSILSALFVRKAMRRFGTEMVIGLGTVSFIAAELLQGLSHHFAWALLAAALGGVGWVLALTTLNVAMQVRSPDAILGRCLAVYQAITFGGMAIGAWVWGAVADASNLSLSLVLGAVWLTVAQVLLRLFMPMPQRGEGVPID